The sequence below is a genomic window from Uranotaenia lowii strain MFRU-FL chromosome 2, ASM2978415v1, whole genome shotgun sequence.
ATTTATTTTATTAGGATAGCTATGCTCACTCCAGGACAATGttttcgtttaaatttacacgaatttttatAACTTAGCAAAGAACTTTTCGCGACGAAACATTACGTcgtaaaaacaaactttttttttatttttttttatttacaaaaggttttattaaggcattttacttataaagtttttatgtgccgggacGGGGGCTGTTGAAAACCACACGGAAAAATTGGGCTATTTATAAAATGTGTTGTGATtataccttcaaaataactagtCGGTTGTtgctcaaaatttgaatatcccCGATTCAATTTTGAGTAGTTTTGGGTTGCCAATATACATATGCGAACTAACATTCGATTATTcagctctgtataaaaagtttgctgttgttggaatCTGTTGAAAAGGGATGTTCAAAGCTAATTGTGAgctttttttgggaaaaagacaagaaaaaaaactacgtgtgttgtgatgttttttattttacagcgtttttatgttggaatcttaattttttgctcGTAAAAGGTACGTTTCTCAACATCTAACGATTCTTGTATCTAATTGTTCGATTATAGGGTGAATGCCAACGATCGTGAAGAAAGAGCCCCACAACCatctattttttattctaaataggGCGGCCCAAAGGTGGGCTAGGAGTAACGATGAAAGCTCAAAATTCCTCGTTGATCAATCCCTTTCGGAAGGGCGCTTTGGTCAATTTACTGAGACCGATGGGAAAACGTCGATAAGCAGCTGATCCGTGTCTGATGTACCGGATATTCATATGTTGGTAAGTTCCTTGATTTTCAATATTCTGACTACCACTGGTATCTAATTATTCCATTTCTCCTGTTTAAGAAAACCATCAGATATCAACGCCctttgatggaaaaaaaagtcTGCAAAGAAGCTATCCGGCGTTTCCGAGTGTCATCCGCTTATTGATTTTAGGCCAAAGAGCgaactaaatttgtaatttattaactttaacgCAGCCTGTCGGTTACAATTAACTATTAGTTGTTACCAAACATGTAAcaagggttttttttgttgttgtcgtGATAGGCAATTTAGTATTTAGCATTCCTTTTCTCAGTGTATAAAATCCCCAGAATCCATCTCCAATATCCCTGCCCTTCCTTGTGCTGCATGGGTCAGTTTGATAAGGCGGAGTAGCTCAAAATATCAAACGAGCTGGCAACACTGGAGAAGACGAGAAAAGCGGGAAGATCAGTTCTGACCACGGACCAAGACGGTCGCAAAAATTTTATCGGTTCCTCGGTTCTAAAGAAAGGTTCCCCAGAGTCACGTGGGTTCCTTCCGTTGTCCGCATCCAAGTCATCCGCGGCACTCTAAGCTACACCAGGACCAGAACAGCAGTGCAGCCACTTCCGAGGGCTGAACCCCGGACAAGCAGCGGTAGGAGGCACCGGATCTGGTAAATCCGGCTTTGATTATCCGTCATCAGGGAAGGTGCAACCTAGAGGTTCGATAGATCCGGTCGTAATCCCGTCACCGAGCCCCGCTCGAGTTCCGGAACCCAGCCTAGATTCCACGGCTGCTGCTCAAGACAACCCAAGCTACATCAGACCCGGTCCACGTCGCCCAGGCCCAACCCAAGCTACACCAGGGTAGGTCACATCAACCTCGTGGTTACCACGTGGCCGGTCATCTCCCATGCTATCACACCATCACCCGGTTCAAAAGGTAGGAGCTGTCCTCGTCAACGTCAACTACCATGCAAAACTCTCCCAAAACCTATCCCTAAACATGTTACcccaataaataattaaaatgtaaaatccGTTTCCTCAAGCCTATCTGAAAGCCCCTTTTGTTTGAGTGCTCTGCCCCTGTTCTCGTGTTTGTTAACTTCAGTCGTAAGTCTGCCTCTGTAAGGGAACCAGTGCCGATCCTGAGCTTAATAGTCGACCGAGCTAGCCGGCTGTTATATTTGGCGATCCaactgaattgaaaaatattcacattcgtgaatattttttttcctttgcttAGGGAGACTCACGAACTCCTCGTTATTCGTGATTGTTGTCTGCGTTGAGCTTGTTTGCTACGTCCGTTAGTTTTTCATAACTATCCCTTTTCAGCCACAGAATCACTCAGTTTAGAATAACTTAGTTTCATTTGGAATATTCTCAGTTTTGGTTAATTATAAAAGTAAATTTCCTAAGACAATCAGCTACAGTGAATCATTAAGTCTTTCTcagtattttggaaaaaaaaaaaaattaaaaagatggcAAATAGTCATCCAACTGTCGCAATGGCAATCACGGAGGATAATGTCGACTGGAAATTCTTCGAAATTCGAGTCGATCATTTGACCGAAGAGGAGTTGAATTTTGAACTAGAGGTcaggaaaatcatttttgacaaacCTGAGCCTCTTGTTAGGAGGCGGAGAGCGCTCCGAGAACTAATTAAACGAGAGAAAAGCGAATATCCAGAGACAGCTAAAGTTATAAGCGGAAATACAGGTCAGCACAtcatcgaagtttttttttttttttttttttttttttattgtgtgagcagggaaaagcccctggGAGTGTAGCGATTTCCAAGCCACTTCTCccaaaggcataaaacctcctcatcacttctttattcaaattttttttgtttgattttttcaatggttttttacaatattttacatttttctttttagtaGTGAAACAAACACTTTATTCATTAATGATATTCTGGCGTGGGTGGTTGTTGGTGGTGGGTGGAGGCGGTGGGTGGAGGCGTTGGTGGGCGGTGGCGGCTGGTGAAGAAAAGACAAGAAGTGTTTGCACAGGAATTAGTTTGGCTTTGATACAACTTGTGGTTTTAGAGTGATGAGAATTCAGGTATTTTAAGCGTTCCCAGCGAGAAGTTTCTCTTTTAAGGGAACGCTGGCTGACAGGCTACCGGAAACCGGACTGTTGGTTTAGTTCATAGCATGAACGTTTCCAAAATGGATCTCATGTGTTGCTTGATCAGGGCTTTAAATTTGATGATGTTCCTTTCAGAACGTACGTTTACAGGTAGTCGGTTGTAACAAACCTTACCATAGTAAGTGAAGGCTTTCTTAGCGAATTCAGTGGTAGGTTGACTTACATACAGGCTACTTTGATTTCTCAAAGAATACCTGTGATCAGGACGTTCGTAATTTTGGTTGTGATGTGCAAGTGGGTTTTGCAGGTGGTTGTGGATTATAGATGCTGCTTGTAGCTCCCTCAGTGCGTTGATTGGCAAAGTAGATTCGTCTGCTTCGGCATACAGGTTCATAGTAGGATACAATCTAGGTCGCTTGTATACAGCTTTCAAACAACGGTT
It includes:
- the LOC129749341 gene encoding uncharacterized protein LOC129749341 isoform X1; protein product: MLSLNLSKTKHMVLSPFRIADTGQCDLIVDSEKIERVVEFTYLGLTIDSALKWTNHIQKLKSDVTSASGLFWKISSFIPVKQLSIMYHAFVQSKLKYLIFIWGAASRSRLKPLQTAQNRCLKAVYKRPRLYPTMNLYAEADESTLPINALRELQAASIIHNHLQNPLAHHNQNYERPDHRYSLRNQSSLYVSQPTTEFAKKAFTYYAATAHQRLHPPPPPTTNNHPRQNIINE